From Vidua macroura isolate BioBank_ID:100142 chromosome 5, ASM2450914v1, whole genome shotgun sequence, the proteins below share one genomic window:
- the ZBED4 gene encoding zinc finger BED domain-containing protein 4, translated as MDMSKADSPGMDDTFVLGKINNLKVEQEDDSINCTLERTDIKTEQDDFKHADSSDEQEDKEKNFITNNSGKYLSTENEDDYGSLFSQYSNTLYDVAMEAVTQSLLSSRNISSRKKSPAWNHFFISPRDSTKAICMYCMKEFSRGKNEKDLSTSCLMRHVRRAHPTVLIQENGTMPGISSFSSSTLLLPPQSADVGDLSSMLSPIKLVKKMASKIPSPDQIIEESVSIVSSEEISDLSVSEKCSKDEVMVGSSPQQANNQYDDSVENVAEKTVVIPKSASGSRRRSAVWKHFYLSPLDNSKAVCIHCMNEFSRGKNGKDLGTSCLIRHMWRAHRSIVLQENGGGTSIPPLYTAPPTLLPSLLPSESDLNSMSSSPGKLMKEPTSVSSSPDRISEEIHTNLTSGDTLVEDSMLSSSDDIGEVSFVSSPEKQCEGLGPLIFEPTAVFQQNKRIMKRLKSEVWHHFSLSPADSLKAVCRYCSCMISRGKKGDVGTSCLMRHLYRRHPDVIGNQKSFLDVSLANSPYATLASAECSSSKLTDLPTMVTHDNQIIFPVNSKKTSKLWNHFSICSADSTKVICTHCGRIISRGKKPTNLGTSCLLRHLQRFHNNVLKTDVPETVLSSSTDNHMPLRTELLGSSNFDETNDKFCDSHPVAKKITSLVAEMIALDLQPYSFVDNIGFNRLLEYLQPQYSLPSPSYFSRTAIPDMYDNVKQIIISHLKEAESGVIHFTSGIWMSNQTREYLTLTAHWVTFESSFRPQCEDYHCSALLNVSQIDCDYNGISIQKQLEYWWETWITSIGLQIGITVTDNQSIEKTLNEGDHSSVQCFSHTVNVIVNEAIKSQRMVQNLLSIARKICERVHRSAKAKEKLAELQKEYELPQHQLIQDVPSKWNTSFHMLERLIEQKRAIDEMSIECSFRELISCDQWEVMQSVCHALKPFEAASREMSTHMSTLSQVIPMIHILNRKIEMLFEETMGIDTMLKSLKEAMVSRLSSTLHDPRYIFATLLDPRYKTSLFTEEEAEQYKQDLIRELEIMSSTSDDDKPVSNGCDIGSPSTNSYGEDNLWSLMGDMKKTKDLKERAKLPEEMVLSYLEEEVLEHNCDPLTYWNFKKSSWPVLSKLAVRFLGCPPSIVPSERLFNTSNESNNFSQSRLMIEHFEKLIFLKVNLPLIYFQY; from the coding sequence ATGGACATGAGTAAAGCAGATTCCCCCGGAATGGATGATACTTTTGTATTGGGTAAAATCAATAACTTGAAAGTAGAGCAAGAAGACGACAGCATTAACTGTACTCTAGAAAGAACAGATATAAAGACAGAACAAGATGATTTCAAACATGCGGACAGCAGTGATGAAcaggaagacaaagaaaagaacTTCATTACCAACAACTCTGGCAAATATTTGTCTACAGAAAATGAAGATGATTATGGATCTCTTTTTTCTCAGTATAGTAATACACTGTATGATGTAGCAATGGAAGCTGTGACGCAAAGCCTCCTTTCTAGCAGAAACATAAGCTCCAGAAAAAAGTCACCTGCTTGGAACCATTTTTTTATATCTCCTAGAGATAGCACTAAAGCAATATGTATGTACTGTATGAAAGAATTTAGCAGgggtaaaaatgaaaaggacCTGAGTACAAGTTGTCTCATGAGACATGTGAGGAGAGCACATCCCACTGTACTAATTCAAGAAAATGGAACTATGCCAGGtatatcttccttttcttcatctACGTTACTGCTGCCACCTCAGTCTGCAGATGTTGGAGATCTGAGTTCTATGTTATCCCCCATAAAACTGGTCAAGAAAATGGCTTCTAAAATACCATCTCCAGATCAAATAATTGAGGAATCTGTTTCTATTGtttcttctgaagaaatatCAGATCTCTCAGTTTCTGAAAAGTGCAGCAAAGATGAAGTCATGGTTGGTTCATCTCCACAGCAAGCCAACAACCAATATGATGACAGTGTTGAGAATGTAGCAGAAAAAACAGTTGTAATTCCAAAGAGTGCATCAGGTTCTAGAAGGAGATCTGCTGTCTGGAAACACTTCTATTTGTCACCTCTAGATAATTCTAAAGCTGTTTGCATCCACTGCATGAATGAATTcagtagaggaaaaaatggaaaagaccTAGGAACGAGTTGTTTAATAAGACACATGTGGAGAGCCCATCGTTCCATTGTCCTGCAAGAGAATGGGGGTGGTACCAGCATACCACCTCTCTACACTGCACCTCCTACTCTCTTGCCTTCTTTATTACCATCAGAGAGTGATCTGAATTCTATGTCATCTTCTCCTGGAAAACTAATGAAAGAACCAACTTctgtttcctcttctccagacagAATCTCTGAGGAGATCCATACTAATCTCACTTCTGGAGATACTCTAGTTGAAGACTCAATGCTGTCATCTTCTGATGATATAGGTGAAGTTTCCTTTGTTTCATCTCCTGAAAAACAGTGTGAGGGATTAGGTCCACTAATATTTGAACCTACTGCTGtgtttcagcaaaataaaaggattATGAAAAGGCTTAAGTCAGAAGTCTGGCACCACTTTTCACTCTCACCTGCAGACAGTCTAAAAGCAGTATGTAGATACTGCAGTTGTATGATAAGTCGTGGTAAGAAAGGAGATGTGGGCACAAGCTGCTTAATGAGACACCTGTATAGACGCCATCCTGATGTAATTGGAAACCAAAAGAGCTTTCTCGATGTGAGTTTGGCAAATTCACCTTATGCCACTTTGGCTTCTGCAGAATGTTCATCCTCAAAGTTGACTGACTTGCCTACAATGGTTACACATGATAATCAAATTATATTTCCTGTTAATAGTAAGAAGACCTCAAAACTGTGGAATCACTTTTCAATTTGTTCTGCAGATTCAACTAAAGTAATATGTACACACTGTGGACGTATAATAAGTAGGGGGAAAAAGCCAACAAACCTAGGCACAAGTTGCCTTCTAAGACATTTGCAGCGGTTTCATAACAATGTATTGAAAACTGATGTCCCAGAGACAGTATTATCCTCATCTACGGATAATCACATGCCACTCCGCACAGAATTACTAGGATCTTCAAATTTTGACGAAACCAATGACAAGTTTTGTGACTCTCATCCAGTTGccaaaaaaattacaagtcTTGTAGCCGAAATGATTGCACTTGATCTTCAGCCATATTCTTTTGTAGACAACATTGGCTTTAACAGGCTGCTTGAATATTTGCAACCTCAGTATTCTTTACCTTCTCCATCTTACTTTTCTAGGACAGCAATTCCAGATATGTATGataatgtaaaacaaataattatttcacATCTTAAAGAAGCCGAAAGTGGAGTGATCCATTTTACATCTGGAATATGGATGAGCAACCAAACACGAGAATATCTAACCCTGACCGCTCACTGGGTAACATTTGAGTCTTCATTTCGACCACAGTGTGAGGATTACCATTGTTCAGCATTATTAAATGTATCACAGATTGATTGTGACTACAATGGAATCAGTATTCAAAAGCAGCTAGAATACTGGTGGGAAACGTGGATTACTTCCATTGGACTTCAGATTGGGATTACTGTTACTGATAATCAGAGCATAGAGAAAACTTTAAATGAAGGTGATCATTCAAGTGTACAATGTTTTAGTCACACTGTTAATGTAATTGTAAATGAGGCTATTAAAAGCCAGAGAATGGTTCAGAATTTGCTTAGTATTGCAAGGAAGATCTGTGAACGCGTTCATCGgtcagcaaaagcaaaagagaagttAGCTGAGTTGCAAAAAGAGTATGAGTTGCCTCAGCATCAGCTAATACAAGATGTTCCATCCAAGTGGAATACATCATTTCATATGCTTGAACGTCTTATTGAACAGAAAAGAGCAATTGATGAAATGTCAATAGAGTGCAGCTTTCGGGAGCTAATAAGTTGTGATCAGTGGGAAGTCATGCAGTCAGTGTGTCACGCTCTCAAACCTTTTGAAGCTGCTAGTAGGGAGATGAGTACACACATGTCTACTCTAAGCCAAGTGATTCCAATGATTCATATACTTAACAGGAAAATAGAAATGCTATTTGAGGAAACTATGGGCATAGATACTATGCTGAAATCTTTGAAAGAAGCTATGGTGAGTAGATTGTCCTCCACGCTTCATGATCCAAGGTACATTTTTGCTACACTTCTGGATCCCCGGTATAAAACATCATTATTTACAGAAGAGGAGGCTGAACAATATAAACAAGACTTAATCAGGGAGCTGGAAATAATGAGTTCTACCTCAGATGATGATAAACCTGTTTCCAATGGATGCGATATAGGTTCACCATCTACAAATTCTTATGGGGAAGATAATCTCTGGTCACTCATGGGtgacatgaagaaaacaaaagatctGAAAGAGAGAGCAAAGTTACCAGAGGAAATGGTGCTTTCTTACTTGGAGGAAGAAGTGCTTGAGCATAACTGTGATCCTCTAACTTACTGGAACTTTAAGAAGTCATCTTGGCCAGTACTGTCAAAATTGGCTGTCAGGTTCTTGGGTTGTCCACCAAGCATTGTTCCTTCAGAGAGATTGTTCAATACATCCAATGAAAGCAACAACTTTAGTCAGTCAAGGTTAATGATTGAACACTTTGAAAAGCTTATCTTTTTGAAAGTGAATCTTCCTTTAATATACTTCCAGTATTGA